In a single window of the Olivibacter sp. SDN3 genome:
- a CDS encoding SusD/RagB family nutrient-binding outer membrane lipoprotein, with the protein MKNMQYISCLLAIFFISACSDKKLSEINDDPNRPGSVPTPNILLSAEKQLIDNIRNEQFSLRGTMLFAQYYSQNIYTDQSRYDIPRSYSDDFWASSYKALNNLNEIIKLNSDEETKSIASAGTAGSNADQIAISRILKAFIFHSLTDVFGNVPYESYGNKDPEFQALQQNPDNYTPAYASQEKIYVDLLAELQAAADTLLKNPTANTFGTADVIYQGDNHKWAKFANSLRLRLATRISVQNPLLSEEHFTDALEKGVFESNADNATFKYSSAAPNEAPLFRATVTANRRDFAVSHVLINALTGELGPFQVEDPRLSRYALPNAQGNYVGQPYGLPLEAGGLNGPTAISLPGSVVNAADFAEVLQEYAEVQFLISEYNNWDDASYRKGVEASLTRWGIPADEASAFAADLPAANEETVLTQKYLALFTQGLEAWSEIRRTGFPIFLIKPGEVVWRRQTENGIVNYTFQPLFGNGIPERLYYPNKEQNVNRENYQQALAAQGDDVITTALWWNK; encoded by the coding sequence ATGAAGAACATGCAATATATATCTTGTCTGCTAGCTATTTTTTTTATCAGCGCTTGTTCCGATAAAAAACTATCAGAAATTAATGATGACCCGAACCGCCCAGGAAGTGTTCCGACACCTAACATTTTACTATCTGCAGAGAAACAGTTAATTGACAATATTAGGAACGAACAATTCTCCTTAAGGGGAACTATGCTTTTCGCACAGTATTATAGTCAGAATATTTATACGGATCAATCGCGTTATGACATCCCGAGGTCTTATTCAGACGATTTTTGGGCGTCGTCTTATAAAGCACTGAACAATTTGAACGAAATCATCAAATTGAATTCCGATGAGGAAACAAAATCTATTGCCAGTGCTGGAACAGCCGGTAGCAATGCCGATCAAATCGCAATTAGCAGGATTCTGAAGGCCTTTATTTTCCATTCCTTAACCGATGTGTTCGGTAATGTACCTTATGAATCATATGGAAATAAAGACCCCGAGTTTCAGGCACTGCAACAAAACCCTGATAACTATACACCTGCTTACGCCTCTCAGGAAAAAATATATGTTGATTTATTAGCTGAGTTACAGGCTGCGGCAGATACCTTATTGAAAAATCCTACTGCTAATACTTTTGGCACCGCTGATGTGATTTATCAGGGCGATAATCACAAGTGGGCGAAATTTGCTAATTCGTTGCGTCTGAGGTTAGCGACAAGAATAAGCGTTCAAAACCCATTACTATCTGAAGAGCACTTTACAGATGCATTGGAAAAAGGGGTTTTTGAATCAAATGCAGACAATGCAACGTTTAAATACTCGAGTGCGGCACCAAATGAAGCACCATTGTTTCGGGCAACAGTTACCGCTAATAGAAGAGATTTTGCTGTTTCGCACGTCTTGATTAACGCTTTGACGGGTGAATTAGGTCCCTTCCAGGTAGAAGACCCCCGACTATCGCGTTATGCGTTGCCAAATGCTCAGGGAAATTACGTTGGACAACCTTATGGATTGCCCTTGGAGGCGGGCGGACTGAACGGGCCAACCGCTATCAGTTTACCTGGAAGTGTAGTGAATGCTGCTGATTTCGCTGAAGTGCTTCAAGAATATGCAGAGGTGCAGTTTCTGATATCAGAATACAACAATTGGGATGACGCCAGTTACCGTAAGGGGGTTGAAGCCTCGCTCACCAGGTGGGGCATACCAGCAGATGAAGCCTCTGCCTTCGCGGCAGATTTACCGGCAGCAAATGAAGAAACCGTGCTTACGCAGAAATATTTAGCTTTATTTACCCAAGGTTTAGAAGCATGGTCAGAGATCAGGAGAACGGGCTTTCCAATCTTTTTGATAAAACCTGGTGAAGTAGTATGGCGCAGGCAAACAGAAAATGGCATTGTCAATTATACCTTTCAACCCTTGTTTGGCAATGGTATACCCGAACGTTTATATTATCCGAACAAAGAACAGAATGTGAATAGGGAAAATTATCAACAAGCGTTGGCAGCTCAAGGAGACGACGTAATTACCACCGCTTTGTGGTGGAACAAGTAG
- a CDS encoding ectonucleotide pyrophosphatase/phosphodiesterase: MNKVLRFLFSCAVLFSNYLNVYSQPDTAQVIVPNRVNAFEQQGKPYVILISADGFRYDYTTKYKAKQLNKLAARGVRADALIPAFPSVTFPNHYTIVTGMYPAHHGLVGNNIYDIKTNSRYTLKNLKAVRDASWYGGVPIWTLAEQQQLLSASFYWPGSEAPIGGLYPSYYYPYNEKISIARRIQKVVEWLSLPAEKRPHLINFYLPEVDHAGHLFGPDAPETGRAVHFVDSAIYALTTAVKKTGLPVNFVFVSDHGMLNIDNEKPLKLPFNIDTSQVVIANNGTLVNIHVKDKKNITRIYKSIAANDEYFSVYLKKTLPSTYHYGKKNDRFNRVGDIVLVANAPYYFANNKPHPGAHGYDPYETPEMNATFIAWGPSFKQGKIIPAFENIHIYPLLAKLLDLRYQHTIDGDDRVAQETLKH; this comes from the coding sequence ATGAATAAAGTACTACGTTTTCTTTTTAGCTGCGCTGTTTTATTTAGTAATTACTTAAATGTTTACAGTCAACCAGACACTGCTCAGGTTATCGTTCCAAATAGAGTGAATGCTTTTGAACAACAAGGAAAACCTTATGTTATTCTTATATCTGCGGATGGTTTCCGTTATGATTATACAACTAAATACAAGGCCAAACAGCTTAATAAACTCGCGGCTCGGGGAGTAAGGGCAGACGCTTTAATACCTGCTTTTCCTTCTGTTACTTTTCCCAATCATTATACTATTGTTACGGGCATGTATCCTGCACACCATGGATTGGTTGGAAATAATATTTATGATATAAAAACCAATAGCAGATATACCCTCAAGAACTTAAAAGCCGTAAGAGATGCCTCGTGGTATGGGGGCGTTCCCATCTGGACATTAGCCGAACAACAGCAACTATTAAGTGCCAGTTTTTATTGGCCGGGATCCGAAGCGCCAATAGGTGGTCTGTACCCTTCATACTACTATCCGTATAACGAAAAAATATCCATTGCCCGGAGAATACAAAAAGTTGTGGAGTGGCTGTCATTGCCTGCGGAGAAAAGGCCCCATCTGATCAACTTCTATCTTCCAGAAGTGGATCATGCGGGTCATTTGTTTGGACCGGACGCGCCGGAAACGGGAAGAGCCGTTCACTTTGTGGATTCAGCTATCTATGCGTTAACAACAGCCGTGAAAAAAACCGGTTTACCAGTTAATTTTGTTTTCGTATCAGATCATGGAATGCTTAACATAGACAATGAAAAGCCCTTAAAACTACCTTTCAATATTGACACCTCGCAAGTTGTTATTGCCAACAATGGTACTTTGGTAAATATCCATGTAAAGGATAAAAAGAATATAACACGGATATATAAAAGCATAGCTGCCAACGACGAATATTTCAGCGTTTACTTAAAAAAAACGCTCCCTTCAACGTATCATTATGGAAAAAAAAATGATAGATTTAATAGGGTAGGAGATATCGTATTGGTAGCTAATGCACCGTATTATTTCGCCAATAATAAACCTCATCCGGGGGCTCATGGCTATGATCCATATGAAACGCCGGAGATGAACGCAACATTTATCGCTTGGGGGCCCTCATTTAAACAGGGCAAGATCATTCCAGCCTTTGAAAATATTCACATTTATCCATTATTAGCAAAATTATTGGATCTCCGTTATCAACATACTATTGATGGCGATGACCGCGTAGCACAGGAAACATTAAAACATTAA
- a CDS encoding carboxypeptidase regulatory-like domain-containing protein, translating into MKKFLLSFLMLLGTVLVHAQVTTSSMSGTVLQSDGEPSIGASVRATHVPSGTIYGGSTNENGRFNLANMRVGGPYSVEITYIGSQPAKYDNIILQLGQPYVLNVTLSDGLTLDEVVISATGSKLNTNKTGAGTNVNTDQINTLPAINRSIEDLTRLTPQSNGFSMAGRDGRYNNFQVDGSNFNNGFGLSDTPIPGAQPISLDAIEELQVNIAPYDVRESGFTGGGINAVTRSGTNIFTGSVYGFYNNENFNGRKIFGNRLGEQDQAMQRTLGARFGGPIIKNKLFFFVNYEEVINEGGSVGGVNLWRPSQDGVADPANNITRVRESDLIAVRDHLINQWGYDPGAYQGYANEARSTNRKILARIDWNINEKHRLAFRYNQSISEAPSLVNGNSGPNPRSPFNRVSQQSMAFEKSNYSTENSVRSFALELNSTFSSKLSNQFLATYSRIQDVRNSPSEEFPFIDIGDGTGQSTGSNTSYTNYITAGYELFTKNNDLLNQNFGFINNLTYLAGDHTITGGLAFDVQKFGNNYVRLGTSYYRYATVADFLATGGPNEVAPINFGITYPYEGMDPYARTNYGLASAYIQDKFNPNEKLELTVGLRAELPLYLNNLTPNPSIDALELLDTDGNTAHYSTGSWPKSRIMLSPRVGFRYDVFGDRTLLLRGGTGIFTGRVPFVWLSNMPTNSGVLQNTIELPYGDITNWIGNVRFNPDPYHWVNNPPAGGENVFIRTPDDGIPSNFALVDPDFRMPSVWRTSIGGDYQIPGTALIATADIMYTHDINAVMQFAPNRLPATNNLQIPDENENREFWPGGSGLTYNDAIGANSGVILTNAKKRGYSFSSTVGLSIAARKGLYGGLYYTYTDAKAVSDNPGSNAGSAFVGLNSINSPNDQILHPSQYGIPHRIMANLSYRFEYANHLATTVSVYYDGSHQGRFSYIYSGDVNGDGIPGDLLYIPNNVNNLNFEPIVVRNDAGEIISMASEADQRAALEAYISGDPYLSTRRGQYAERSGALLPWLNRFDVRVLQDIFTDIGGRRHSLQVSLDIQNFGNLLNSGWGIMQRNTGAQSLMSIASVSENGDPTYQLNKVNNAFPVSATENLSTVATTWSMLLGLRYIF; encoded by the coding sequence ATGAAGAAGTTTTTACTTTCTTTTTTAATGTTACTCGGAACTGTATTAGTACATGCACAAGTGACAACCAGTAGTATGAGTGGCACGGTATTACAATCTGATGGAGAACCGTCAATTGGTGCCTCGGTAAGGGCTACTCACGTACCGAGTGGTACCATATACGGTGGATCTACCAACGAAAATGGCCGCTTTAATTTAGCGAACATGCGTGTAGGCGGGCCTTATTCCGTAGAAATTACCTATATCGGTAGCCAGCCGGCGAAATACGATAATATTATTCTGCAATTAGGGCAACCTTATGTGTTAAATGTAACCTTATCGGATGGCCTAACCCTTGATGAGGTCGTAATATCAGCCACAGGCTCTAAATTAAACACAAATAAAACGGGTGCCGGAACGAATGTTAATACCGATCAAATAAATACTTTACCGGCAATAAATAGAAGTATTGAGGATCTTACCAGACTAACACCTCAAAGTAATGGCTTCTCGATGGCTGGTAGAGACGGCCGTTACAACAACTTTCAAGTCGACGGTTCTAACTTCAATAACGGTTTCGGTCTGAGCGATACACCTATACCTGGCGCTCAACCAATATCGTTGGACGCTATTGAAGAACTTCAAGTAAATATTGCGCCATACGATGTGCGGGAGTCTGGGTTTACCGGTGGTGGTATCAACGCTGTTACAAGAAGCGGCACAAATATATTTACCGGTTCAGTATATGGCTTTTATAATAATGAAAATTTTAATGGCCGCAAAATATTCGGTAACCGTTTAGGGGAACAGGATCAAGCCATGCAGAGGACTTTAGGCGCCAGGTTTGGCGGTCCCATAATTAAGAACAAGCTGTTCTTCTTCGTGAATTATGAAGAAGTGATCAATGAAGGCGGGAGTGTTGGTGGTGTTAATTTATGGAGACCATCTCAGGATGGTGTAGCTGATCCGGCCAATAACATTACAAGAGTAAGGGAATCGGATTTAATAGCTGTACGAGACCACCTGATTAATCAATGGGGATATGATCCTGGCGCCTATCAGGGCTATGCCAACGAAGCAAGATCTACCAATAGAAAAATCCTTGCACGTATCGATTGGAATATTAATGAAAAACATCGACTGGCATTTCGGTATAATCAATCCATTAGTGAAGCACCGAGCTTAGTTAATGGTAATTCGGGACCAAATCCACGTTCGCCATTCAACCGTGTAAGTCAACAGTCTATGGCTTTCGAAAAATCAAACTATTCGACTGAAAACTCCGTTAGGTCTTTTGCTCTAGAGTTAAACAGCACTTTTAGTTCCAAATTATCCAACCAATTCTTAGCCACTTATAGCCGTATCCAGGACGTCCGCAATTCGCCAAGTGAAGAATTTCCCTTTATTGATATCGGTGATGGAACGGGACAGAGCACCGGTTCAAACACATCTTATACCAATTACATCACAGCGGGGTACGAACTGTTTACCAAAAACAATGATCTGCTGAATCAAAACTTTGGCTTCATCAATAACTTAACTTACTTAGCCGGTGATCATACAATAACGGGTGGTTTAGCATTTGATGTACAGAAGTTTGGCAATAATTATGTAAGGCTTGGTACTTCTTATTACAGGTATGCGACCGTTGCAGATTTTCTGGCCACGGGAGGTCCGAACGAAGTAGCTCCGATAAATTTTGGTATTACCTATCCATACGAAGGTATGGACCCTTATGCGCGTACAAATTACGGCTTAGCAAGTGCATACATACAGGACAAATTCAATCCAAATGAAAAGCTCGAACTGACAGTAGGGTTAAGAGCCGAGCTTCCTCTTTATTTGAATAATTTGACGCCAAATCCTTCTATAGACGCGCTAGAATTGTTAGATACGGATGGTAACACTGCTCACTATTCGACAGGCTCATGGCCGAAGTCAAGGATAATGCTTTCGCCCCGTGTAGGCTTTAGGTATGATGTATTTGGAGACCGTACCTTACTATTACGTGGGGGAACGGGTATATTTACCGGGAGGGTTCCCTTTGTTTGGTTGAGCAATATGCCCACAAACTCGGGTGTCCTACAAAATACTATTGAATTACCTTACGGAGATATTACGAATTGGATCGGAAATGTACGGTTTAATCCTGATCCCTACCATTGGGTTAATAATCCTCCTGCGGGAGGGGAAAACGTCTTTATAAGGACTCCCGACGATGGAATTCCTTCTAATTTTGCTTTAGTTGATCCTGATTTCAGGATGCCTTCGGTATGGCGTACCAGCATAGGAGGAGATTATCAAATCCCTGGTACAGCATTAATTGCAACTGCTGATATCATGTATACTCATGATATTAATGCGGTTATGCAATTTGCGCCGAACAGATTGCCGGCAACAAATAATCTTCAAATACCCGATGAAAATGAAAACCGTGAATTTTGGCCGGGAGGAAGTGGCTTAACTTATAATGATGCAATAGGCGCCAATAGCGGTGTTATTCTCACAAACGCCAAAAAGAGGGGGTATTCTTTCTCGTCTACAGTGGGATTATCCATCGCTGCCAGAAAAGGGTTATACGGAGGTCTATATTACACTTACACCGATGCGAAAGCAGTTTCTGATAATCCAGGCTCAAATGCTGGCTCTGCATTTGTGGGGTTAAACTCAATAAATAGTCCTAATGATCAAATTCTGCATCCTTCACAATACGGTATACCTCATCGCATCATGGCAAATTTATCTTATCGATTTGAGTACGCTAATCATTTAGCCACCACTGTATCTGTTTATTACGATGGTTCTCACCAAGGAAGATTTAGTTATATTTATTCTGGTGATGTAAATGGGGATGGAATTCCCGGCGACTTACTTTATATTCCAAATAATGTAAACAATTTAAATTTTGAACCTATTGTGGTAAGAAATGATGCTGGAGAAATTATCTCAATGGCATCAGAAGCAGATCAACGAGCAGCTCTTGAGGCATATATTAGTGGCGATCCTTATCTTTCTACGCGCCGGGGTCAGTATGCTGAAAGGAGCGGTGCTCTTCTCCCTTGGTTGAATCGCTTTGACGTTAGGGTATTGCAGGATATCTTTACCGATATCGGAGGTAGAAGACATAGTTTACAGGTAAGTTTAGATATTCAAAATTTTGGAAATCTACTTAACTCCGGATGGGGAATAATGCAACGCAATACTGGAGCACAGAGTTTAATGTCAATAGCCAGTGTATCGGAGAACGGTGATCCAACATATCAGTTAAACAAAGTCAATAATGCTTTTCCAGTTAGCGCAACAGAGAATTTGTCAACCGTTGCAACAACATGGAGCATGTTATTAGGTTTACGTTATATATTTTAA
- the lpdA gene encoding dihydrolipoyl dehydrogenase, whose protein sequence is MNYDIIVIGSGPGGYVAAIRASQLGFKTAIVERESLGGICLNWGCIPTKALLKSAQVFEYLNHAADYGIKVEGGEADFNAIIKRSRGVADGMSKGIQFLMKKNKIDVIMGTAKIKKGGKIEVKGGDGSTKEYTAKHTILATGARSRELPNLKQDGKKIVGYRQAMNLEKQPKSLVVVGSGAIGVEFAYFYNAIGTKVTVVEFLDRIVPVEDEEVSKQLERSLKKNGITVLTKAEVTAVDTSANPSKVKIKTAKGEETIEAEVVLSAVGITPNIENLGLEEVGVKTDKGRVIVDDFYKTTVDGVYAIGDIVKGQALAHVASAEGITCVEKIKGLHVEPIDYNNIPGCTYCSPEIASVGYTEKAAKDAGYEIKVGKFPFSASGKASAAGAKDGFVKVIFDAKYGEFLGAHMIGNNVTEMIAEVVAARKLETTGHEIIKTIHPHPTMSEAVMEAAADAYGEVIHL, encoded by the coding sequence ATGAATTACGACATCATTGTAATTGGAAGTGGCCCTGGTGGCTATGTTGCAGCCATCAGAGCGTCACAGTTAGGGTTCAAAACGGCTATCGTTGAAAGAGAGTCTCTTGGTGGTATCTGCCTTAATTGGGGCTGTATCCCTACAAAAGCTTTGCTTAAAAGTGCTCAGGTATTTGAATATTTAAACCATGCAGCGGATTATGGTATTAAGGTTGAAGGTGGTGAGGCAGATTTTAATGCTATTATTAAACGCAGCCGGGGCGTTGCTGACGGGATGAGCAAGGGGATCCAATTCTTGATGAAGAAAAATAAAATTGACGTGATCATGGGGACCGCCAAAATAAAAAAGGGCGGTAAAATAGAAGTAAAAGGAGGCGACGGTTCAACGAAAGAATATACTGCAAAGCATACGATTCTTGCAACGGGTGCCCGCTCCCGCGAATTGCCCAACTTAAAACAAGATGGTAAAAAAATTGTCGGTTACCGTCAGGCAATGAATCTAGAAAAACAACCAAAATCACTGGTAGTTGTGGGGTCTGGTGCCATTGGTGTTGAGTTTGCTTATTTCTATAACGCTATTGGAACCAAGGTAACCGTTGTGGAATTCCTTGATCGTATTGTACCTGTTGAAGATGAAGAGGTTTCAAAACAGCTGGAAAGAAGCTTGAAAAAGAATGGGATAACGGTATTAACAAAAGCTGAAGTAACTGCGGTAGATACTTCCGCTAACCCTAGTAAAGTGAAAATAAAAACGGCTAAAGGTGAAGAAACTATCGAGGCGGAGGTAGTACTTTCTGCTGTTGGTATTACACCAAATATTGAAAATCTTGGATTAGAAGAGGTAGGTGTTAAAACCGATAAAGGCCGTGTTATAGTAGATGATTTTTATAAAACAACTGTTGACGGTGTTTATGCCATAGGTGATATTGTGAAAGGTCAAGCTCTTGCACATGTCGCATCTGCTGAAGGAATTACCTGTGTGGAGAAAATCAAAGGATTACACGTGGAGCCAATTGATTATAACAATATCCCAGGTTGTACCTATTGCTCTCCGGAGATTGCATCTGTTGGTTATACAGAAAAAGCAGCAAAAGATGCAGGCTATGAAATCAAGGTTGGTAAATTTCCATTTTCAGCATCCGGCAAAGCAAGCGCAGCGGGCGCTAAAGATGGTTTTGTAAAAGTTATCTTTGATGCTAAGTATGGTGAATTTTTGGGAGCACACATGATAGGAAACAATGTAACCGAAATGATTGCAGAAGTTGTTGCGGCACGTAAACTTGAAACCACTGGGCATGAAATTATTAAAACAATACATCCTCATCCCACTATGAGTGAGGCGGTAATGGAAGCCGCTGCTGACGCCTATGGCGAGGTGATTCACTTATAA
- a CDS encoding patatin-like phospholipase family protein — protein sequence MKKILSIDGGGIRGIIPGMILVALEEKLKNKTEDPHAAIVDFFDFFAGTSTGGILICLLLCPDQEDPKRPRFSAKEALDLYLKYGHDIFKMSFVKRVVSRLGLASERYNSDTLERVLLKYFGKCKLSELIKPCIISAYNIELRKTHFFRQQTAIERGDVRDFYLKDVCRATSAAPTYFSVAEIYSIAGTRYPLLDGGVFATNPALSGLVEVTKAFNQTKINDIHIFSLGTGRSRKSYNLEHFKKSRAMSMVPALIDIMMSGVAESSDFFLHQLFKSSNKDKDYLRIEPDNLHSIEESLDAANEANMKRLIALGDRTISENDAILNKMTDFLIEERKKNGSGSKPWSFLNRGNN from the coding sequence ATGAAAAAAATCTTGTCTATTGACGGCGGAGGTATAAGAGGTATTATCCCTGGAATGATACTGGTCGCCCTGGAAGAGAAACTCAAAAATAAGACTGAAGATCCTCATGCCGCAATTGTTGATTTTTTTGATTTTTTTGCCGGTACCAGTACTGGTGGCATACTTATTTGTTTATTATTATGTCCGGATCAGGAAGACCCTAAGCGCCCGCGTTTTTCGGCAAAGGAGGCCTTGGACCTCTATTTGAAATATGGGCATGATATATTCAAAATGAGCTTTGTAAAACGTGTTGTATCTAGATTAGGTTTAGCAAGCGAAAGGTATAACAGCGATACACTTGAGCGCGTTCTTCTCAAGTACTTTGGTAAATGCAAGCTAAGTGAACTGATCAAACCTTGTATTATTTCGGCCTATAATATTGAACTTCGTAAAACACACTTTTTTAGGCAGCAAACGGCGATAGAACGCGGCGATGTGCGCGATTTTTACTTGAAGGATGTCTGTAGGGCTACTTCCGCAGCACCTACTTATTTCAGCGTAGCTGAAATCTACTCCATAGCTGGTACAAGATACCCCTTATTAGATGGGGGCGTCTTTGCTACAAACCCGGCTTTGAGCGGGTTAGTTGAGGTTACAAAGGCTTTTAATCAAACAAAAATCAATGATATCCATATATTTTCCTTAGGGACTGGCAGGTCTAGAAAGTCATATAATCTGGAGCACTTTAAAAAAAGTCGAGCAATGTCAATGGTACCCGCACTAATCGATATCATGATGAGTGGCGTAGCAGAAAGTAGCGATTTTTTCTTACATCAACTATTTAAATCTTCTAACAAGGATAAAGATTATCTTAGGATAGAACCAGACAACTTACACAGCATAGAAGAAAGTTTAGATGCCGCAAACGAGGCTAATATGAAGCGCTTGATTGCCCTTGGGGATCGTACAATAAGTGAGAACGATGCCATATTGAATAAAATGACTGATTTTTTAATTGAAGAAAGAAAGAAAAACGGTTCAGGAAGTAAACCGTGGAGCTTTTTAAATAGAGGTAATAATTAA